The following coding sequences are from one Ornithodoros turicata isolate Travis chromosome 1, ASM3712646v1, whole genome shotgun sequence window:
- the LOC135379126 gene encoding putative nuclease HARBI1, which translates to MADIYLFLADAGVCEDERARVFRRHRDAFTALDEEQFIAKFRLCKDAAREVCDAVAGDLQRPQQWRSTTLPVAQRVLMALRFYATGAFLSNIAEEEDFLTSKRPVSESIHDVSTAIIRNLAPRYLKFPMSPEEKLRVKRGFYEIAGLPGCLGAIDGTAISIMAPSRTDQRFVDGNYYCHKGYHAINVLGVR; encoded by the exons ATGGCGGATATCTACTTGTTCCTCGCTGATGCTGGCGTATGCGAAGATGAAAGGGCACGCGTCTTTCGCAGACACCGTGACGCCTTTACAGCGCTAGACGAGGAGCAGTTTATTGCCAAGTTCCGCCTCTGCAAGGACGCAGCCAGAGAGGTTTGCGACGCTGTCGCAGGGGATCTGCAAAGAC CACAGCAATGGCGCAGCACCACTCTACCAGTTGCGCAAAGGGTGCTTATGGCACTTAGATTTTACGCAACTGGTGCGTTTCTTAGCAACATCGCAGAGGAGGAAGACTTCCTTACGAGCAAGCGACCAGTGTCGGAGTCCATTCATGATGTCAGCACTGCAATCATCCGTAACCTTGCCCCGCGATACCTGAAGTTTCCCATGTCACCCGAGGAAAAGTTGAGGGTAAAACGAGGCTTTTACGAGATTGCAGGTCTGCCTGGCTGCCTTG GCGCAATTGATGGGACAGCGATTTCAATAATGGCTCCAAGCAGGACAGACCAACGTTTTGTGGATGGTAACTATTACTGCCACAAGGGATACCATGCCATCAACGTGCTTGGGGTAAGGTAG